A section of the Malania oleifera isolate guangnan ecotype guangnan chromosome 2, ASM2987363v1, whole genome shotgun sequence genome encodes:
- the LOC131147998 gene encoding uncharacterized protein LOC131147998, protein MAPKPAERVVGSVIRTRKTVRVSVITGSSSPTVKKTAIPVAGKVQEQQRQEPAEEDKNTSEEEEEEVKEEEEDQAKKQQQKTRRGGWQTNGDHRQENESEEDAVPHRRTAAAGGGGKKAKKRMKKRGTRSSGRDDSRVYKRYVYRVLKQVHPELGVSSKAMMVLSNYMSDMFDRLAGEAARLTKYAGRMTLSSREVQAAVRLVLPRELRKHAVAEGTKAVTIYMSFR, encoded by the coding sequence ATGGCTCCAAAGCCTGCAGAGAGGGTGGTGGGAAGTGTCATAAGAACGAGGAAGACAGTGAGAGTTTCTGTAATCACAGGAAGCAGCAGCCCCACGGTGAAGAAGACGGCCATCCCCGTTGCAGGCAAGGTGCAGGAGCAACAACGACAAGAACCAGCAGAAGAAGACAAGAACacatcagaagaagaagaagaagaagtaaaagaagaggaagaagatcaAGCCAAAAAACAGCAGCAGAAAACCCGACGAGGAGGATGGCAAACCAATGGGGAtcatcgtcaggaaaacgaatcGGAGGAAGATGCGGTACCACATAGGAGGACGGCGGCTGCAGGCGGCGGCGGCAAGAAGGCGAAGAAGCGGATGAAGAAGAGAGGGACGAGAAGTAGCGGTAGGGATGATAGCCGGGTCTACAAGAGGTACGTGTACAGGGTGTTGAAGCAGGTGCACCCTGAGCTGGGGGTCTCCTCCAAAGCCATGATGGTTTTGAGCAACTACATGAGCGACATGTTCGACCGGTTGGCCGGAGAGGCGGCGAGGCTGACCAAATACGCTGGCAGGATGACCCTATCGTCAAGGGAGGTGCAGGCGGCGGTGCGTCTGGTACTGCCAAGGGAGCTTAGGAAGCACGCCGTTGCAGAGGGGACCAAGGCTGTCACCATCTATATGTCGTTCCGCTAA